In one Melaminivora jejuensis genomic region, the following are encoded:
- a CDS encoding tyrosine-type recombinase/integrase, translated as MAKIKLTKTAVESAQPQAKDIELRDTVVPGFLCKITPKGRRVFMLQYRTNSGQPRKPSLGLFGELTVEQARVMAQDWLAEVRRGGDPGGAKAEARKAPTVEALCKKFMEDYSKKRNKPSTQRGYQAVIDRCIVPLLGRKKVHEVKRPDIAGLMEKLAYKPTEANKTFGVLRKMFNMAEVWGYRPDGTNPCRHVPMYPPGKETRLIVDEEMVRIFRQLEKLEAEGLENYVIPLAIRLQFEFAARRSEICPLEWSWLDFENRRVVWPDSKVGGISKPMSEEAYRLLSTTPRREDCPYVLPSPNDPAKHLTFGEHYGGWCRVLKAASVPHVGTHGIRHRSTTDIANSGVPTKVGMKLTGHKTVAMFMHYVHTEDKPVRDAAELVASRRQAITGARQLAEAAV; from the coding sequence ATGGCTAAGATCAAGCTCACCAAGACCGCCGTAGAGTCAGCGCAACCCCAGGCCAAGGACATCGAACTACGGGATACCGTGGTGCCGGGCTTCCTGTGCAAGATTACCCCGAAGGGCCGCCGGGTGTTCATGCTCCAGTACCGCACAAACTCCGGGCAGCCTCGCAAGCCTTCGCTGGGCCTGTTCGGGGAACTGACCGTGGAGCAGGCCCGCGTCATGGCGCAGGACTGGCTGGCCGAGGTTCGCCGGGGCGGCGACCCCGGCGGTGCCAAGGCCGAAGCGCGCAAGGCGCCCACGGTCGAAGCGTTGTGCAAGAAGTTCATGGAGGACTACTCCAAGAAGCGCAACAAGCCCAGCACGCAGCGTGGCTATCAGGCCGTCATCGACCGCTGCATCGTCCCGCTGCTGGGCCGCAAGAAGGTGCATGAGGTGAAGCGGCCCGATATTGCCGGGCTGATGGAAAAGCTGGCCTACAAGCCGACCGAGGCGAACAAGACCTTCGGTGTGCTGCGCAAGATGTTCAACATGGCCGAAGTGTGGGGCTACCGCCCGGATGGCACGAATCCGTGCCGCCACGTCCCAATGTATCCGCCGGGCAAGGAAACCCGGCTCATCGTGGACGAGGAAATGGTGAGGATCTTTCGCCAGTTGGAGAAGCTGGAGGCGGAAGGGCTGGAGAACTACGTCATTCCGCTGGCGATCCGGCTGCAATTCGAGTTTGCCGCCCGGCGCTCCGAAATCTGCCCGCTCGAATGGAGCTGGCTGGACTTCGAGAACCGGCGTGTGGTGTGGCCCGACAGCAAGGTCGGTGGCATTTCAAAGCCCATGAGCGAGGAAGCGTATCGGCTGCTTTCGACGACACCGCGCAGGGAGGACTGCCCCTATGTCCTGCCGTCGCCGAACGACCCGGCCAAGCACCTGACCTTTGGCGAGCACTATGGCGGCTGGTGCCGGGTGCTCAAGGCCGCCAGCGTCCCGCACGTCGGCACGCACGGCATCCGCCATCGCTCGACCACTGACATTGCCAATTCGGGCGTGCCGACCAAGGTAGGCATGAAGCTGACGGGCCACAAGACCGTGGCGATGTTCATGCACTACGTCCACACCGAGGACAAGCCGGTACGCGATGCGGCCGAGCTGGTGGCCAGCCGGCGTCAGGCCATCACGGGCGCGCGCCAGCTTGCGGAGGCGGCAGTATGA
- a CDS encoding plasmid stabilization protein, with amino-acid sequence MPQAAWSAKRERQYEHIKDSAQKRGESEKRAEEIAARTVNKERAQHGEARSANPKTLKDTPAPVRGGQRSHSGAQGRTREQLYEEARRKNIAGRSKMNKAELAEAVAD; translated from the coding sequence ATGCCGCAAGCAGCCTGGAGCGCCAAGCGCGAACGCCAATACGAGCACATCAAGGACAGCGCCCAAAAGCGCGGAGAGAGCGAAAAACGGGCCGAGGAAATAGCGGCCCGCACTGTGAACAAGGAACGCGCCCAGCACGGCGAGGCCAGGTCTGCCAATCCCAAGACCCTCAAGGACACCCCTGCCCCGGTACGTGGCGGTCAGCGTTCGCACAGTGGTGCCCAAGGCCGCACGCGCGAGCAACTCTATGAGGAAGCACGGCGCAAGAACATTGCCGGTCGCTCGAAGATGAACAAGGCCGAGCTGGCCGAGGCCGTAGCTGATTGA
- a CDS encoding type II toxin-antitoxin system HigB family toxin — translation MRVIAASTLRAFWERHPDAEQPLKAWYEEATSATWSQPADIKSQYRSTSVLKNRRVVFNIKGNDYRLIVAIAYKLQIVYVKFVGTHKDYDAADAETVEMA, via the coding sequence ATGCGAGTGATTGCCGCGTCCACCCTTCGAGCCTTCTGGGAGCGCCATCCCGACGCGGAGCAGCCGCTGAAGGCTTGGTACGAAGAAGCCACGAGTGCGACTTGGTCTCAGCCCGCAGACATCAAGTCGCAGTACCGCAGCACCAGCGTGCTGAAGAACCGTCGCGTGGTCTTCAACATCAAAGGCAATGACTACCGGCTGATCGTGGCGATTGCATACAAGTTGCAGATCGTCTACGTGAAGTTCGTCGGCACCCACAAGGATTACGACGCCGCCGACGCAGAAACCGTTGAAATGGCCTGA
- a CDS encoding arsenate reductase ArsC: protein MTTESTYNALFICTGNSARSILAEGILNKLGQGRFRAYSAGSQPKGEVHPLALATLERLHMPTTGYRSKSWDEFVAPDAPVFDFIFTVCDNAAGEACPLWPGKPVSAHWGVPDPAAVEGSEEQRLKAFKDAALTLRRRIELFLSLPLQRLDAMSLQRELRNIGQE, encoded by the coding sequence ATGACCACGGAGAGCACATACAACGCACTGTTCATCTGCACGGGCAATTCCGCACGTTCCATTCTCGCTGAAGGCATCCTCAACAAGCTGGGCCAAGGGCGCTTTCGGGCCTACTCGGCGGGCAGCCAGCCGAAGGGCGAAGTGCATCCGCTGGCGCTCGCCACGCTGGAGCGGCTGCACATGCCGACGACCGGCTACCGCAGCAAAAGCTGGGACGAGTTCGTGGCGCCGGATGCACCGGTGTTCGATTTCATCTTCACCGTCTGCGACAACGCCGCCGGTGAGGCGTGCCCGCTGTGGCCGGGCAAGCCGGTATCGGCCCATTGGGGCGTACCCGATCCGGCAGCCGTCGAAGGCAGCGAAGAACAACGGCTCAAGGCGTTCAAGGATGCCGCGCTGACCCTGCGTCGCCGCATCGAGCTGTTTCTCTCGCTGCCGCTGCAACGCCTGGACGCCATGTCGCTGCAACGCGAGTTGCGAAATATCGGCCAAGAGTGA
- the arsD gene encoding arsenite efflux transporter metallochaperone ArsD translates to MPNIQIFDPALCCSTGVCGVEVDQNLVNFAADVDWAKQNGAQIERFNLAQQPLTFAENPTVKGFLERSGQEALPLVLVDGEVALAGRYPNRSELTRWADIEAPETSPTQGACCSGNRCC, encoded by the coding sequence ATGCCAAACATCCAGATTTTCGACCCGGCGCTGTGTTGCAGCACAGGCGTATGCGGCGTTGAAGTAGATCAAAACTTAGTGAACTTTGCCGCCGACGTGGATTGGGCCAAACAAAACGGTGCTCAGATCGAACGCTTCAACCTGGCACAACAGCCCCTTACTTTCGCCGAAAACCCGACTGTGAAAGGCTTTCTGGAACGCTCGGGCCAAGAGGCGCTGCCCCTGGTTCTGGTCGATGGCGAGGTGGCCTTGGCCGGTCGCTATCCCAACCGCAGCGAATTGACCCGCTGGGCTGACATCGAGGCGCCCGAAACCTCCCCAACCCAAGGCGCTTGCTGCTCTGGCAACCGCTGCTGCTGA
- a CDS encoding DUF3334 family protein, with protein sequence MTSTVPSTTSLQPAAAGTHYATVYGTEDILVSLCNSVTRVLSVAMQGPVHYSAMVQRITKTCLKPDIGCFVLFDGGFSGLVILNFSADAAMEVYERYMLSMGMSSDDLASSFTSDEVSNVLGELMNQVVGDFVSKIRRELQTHIRQNQPKMLVLNQPVVLSVDANLDQPEARRVTFYTNNNNIFYLELAMDRTQFVKVCDFEPQAAPDPDALMEQVAGSDAAPSPASGPDDETEALLRSLGM encoded by the coding sequence ATGACTTCCACCGTCCCTTCCACAACTTCGCTTCAACCTGCCGCCGCAGGCACCCACTACGCCACCGTCTATGGCACCGAGGACATCCTGGTATCGCTGTGCAACTCGGTCACCCGCGTACTGTCGGTGGCCATGCAGGGGCCGGTGCATTACTCGGCCATGGTGCAGCGCATCACCAAGACCTGCCTCAAGCCCGACATCGGCTGTTTCGTGCTGTTCGACGGGGGCTTTTCCGGCCTGGTCATCCTGAATTTTTCTGCCGATGCGGCCATGGAGGTCTATGAGCGCTACATGCTCAGCATGGGCATGTCGAGCGACGACCTGGCATCCTCCTTCACTTCCGACGAGGTCAGCAACGTGCTGGGCGAGCTGATGAACCAGGTAGTGGGTGATTTCGTGAGCAAGATCCGGCGCGAGCTGCAGACGCATATCCGCCAGAACCAGCCCAAGATGCTGGTGCTGAACCAGCCGGTCGTGCTGAGCGTGGACGCCAACCTGGATCAGCCCGAGGCGCGCCGCGTCACCTTCTACACGAACAACAACAACATCTTCTACCTGGAGCTGGCCATGGATCGCACCCAGTTCGTCAAGGTCTGCGACTTTGAGCCACAGGCAGCCCCGGATCCGGACGCGCTGATGGAGCAGGTGGCCGGCAGCGACGCCGCCCCTTCTCCCGCCAGCGGCCCCGATGACGAGACCGAGGCCCTGCTGCGCTCCCTGGGCATGTGA
- a CDS encoding YhcG family protein: protein MNTRRSSVASPAAPSALLGDIRVLIEAARQRAASAVNSELTMLYWRIGQRIRTQVLEGRRADYGEEVLPTLAAQLVKEYGSSFAVKNLRRMVQFAATFPEEQIVVSLIRQLSWTHFIALIPLKDPLQRDYYAQMASAERWSVRTLRERINSMLYERTALSKKPGETIAQELATMRDAQRMSPALVMRDPYILDFLGLRDTWQEGDLEAAIIREMESFLLELGAGFSFVARQKRIPIDDEDFHLDLLFYNRKLRRLVAVELKVGDFKAAYKGQMELYLRWLDKHEREPEEASPLGIILCTGKKREQIELLELDKSGIHVAEYLTALPPRGVLVERLQQATQRAQLQIEQRKTDNG, encoded by the coding sequence ATGAACACGCGCCGGTCATCCGTGGCATCGCCCGCAGCGCCGTCGGCGCTGCTGGGCGACATTCGGGTACTGATTGAGGCGGCGCGGCAACGCGCCGCCTCGGCGGTGAATAGCGAGCTGACGATGCTCTACTGGCGTATCGGCCAGCGTATCCGCACGCAAGTCCTGGAGGGCCGGCGAGCCGACTACGGCGAGGAAGTATTGCCTACCCTGGCGGCGCAGTTGGTGAAGGAGTACGGCAGCAGTTTTGCGGTCAAGAACCTGCGCCGCATGGTGCAGTTTGCCGCCACCTTCCCCGAGGAGCAGATTGTCGTATCACTGATACGACAATTGAGTTGGACGCACTTCATTGCTCTGATCCCGCTGAAAGATCCGCTCCAGCGGGACTACTACGCGCAGATGGCCAGCGCCGAACGCTGGAGCGTGCGGACGTTGCGCGAGCGCATCAACTCGATGCTGTACGAGCGCACAGCGCTGTCCAAGAAGCCGGGCGAGACGATTGCGCAGGAGCTGGCGACGATGCGCGACGCGCAGCGCATGTCGCCCGCCTTGGTCATGCGCGACCCATACATCCTCGACTTCCTGGGGCTGCGGGACACTTGGCAGGAAGGCGACTTGGAGGCGGCGATCATCCGCGAAATGGAGTCGTTCTTGCTGGAGCTAGGCGCGGGGTTCAGCTTCGTGGCCCGACAGAAGCGCATCCCGATTGACGACGAGGATTTCCACCTCGACCTGCTGTTCTACAACCGCAAGCTGCGACGGCTGGTGGCGGTGGAGTTGAAGGTCGGTGACTTCAAGGCGGCCTACAAGGGACAGATGGAGCTTTATCTTCGCTGGCTCGACAAGCATGAACGCGAGCCGGAGGAAGCCTCGCCATTAGGGATCATCCTTTGCACCGGCAAGAAGCGTGAGCAGATCGAGTTGCTGGAGCTGGACAAGTCGGGCATCCACGTTGCCGAATACCTGACCGCCTTGCCTCCGAGGGGCGTGCTGGTGGAGCGGCTGCAACAGGCAACGCAGCGGGCGCAGTTGCAGATCGAGCAGCGCAAGACAGACAACGGGTAG
- the arsC gene encoding arsenate reductase (glutaredoxin) (This arsenate reductase requires both glutathione and glutaredoxin to convert arsenate to arsenite, after which the efflux transporter formed by ArsA and ArsB can extrude the arsenite from the cell, providing resistance.), with the protein MSQITIYHNPACGTSRNVLGLIRNSGEEPVVIEYLKTPPDRETLQRLIAAMGVPVRAVLREKGTPYAELGLDDSKWNDEQLIGFMLQHPILINRPIVVTPLGILLCRPSETVLDILPQPQRGAFCKEDGEAVVNAEGHRV; encoded by the coding sequence ATGAGCCAGATCACCATCTATCACAACCCCGCTTGCGGCACATCGCGCAATGTTCTTGGCCTGATCCGCAACAGCGGCGAGGAGCCTGTGGTCATCGAATATCTGAAGACGCCACCCGACCGCGAAACGCTGCAACGCCTGATTGCCGCGATGGGCGTACCAGTGCGCGCGGTGCTGCGCGAGAAGGGCACGCCCTACGCCGAACTCGGCCTGGATGATTCCAAGTGGAACGACGAGCAATTGATCGGCTTCATGCTCCAGCACCCCATCCTCATCAACCGCCCCATCGTGGTCACGCCGCTGGGCATACTGCTGTGCCGACCTTCGGAAACAGTGCTGGACATCCTGCCCCAGCCGCAGCGCGGTGCGTTCTGTAAGGAAGACGGCGAAGCCGTCGTGAATGCGGAAGGTCATCGTGTCTGA
- the arsB gene encoding ACR3 family arsenite efflux transporter, translated as MNRAPSPIGVFERYLTLWVALCILAGLALGNLMPELFSALAAIEYASVNLIVAILIWAMVYPMMIAIDLGSLKAVGRRPKGLVITLAINWLIKPFTMAVLAVLFFEYLLADLINPDDAQQYIAGLILLGAAPCTAMVFVWSQMTKGDPNYTLVQVSVNDLVMVVAFAPIVALLLGVTEIAIPWETLMLSVVLYIVLPLIAGWWTRKRLTAQGGEVAVSDFTARIKPISMLGLLLTVVLLFGFQGPVILAQPTLIALMALPILIQSYAIFALGYAWAWAWRLPHPIAAPCALIGTSNFFELAVAVAIGLFGLNSGAALATVVGVLVEVPVMLSLVAFANRTRSRFPAS; from the coding sequence ATGAACCGCGCGCCCTCGCCCATAGGCGTGTTCGAGCGCTACCTGACGCTCTGGGTCGCGCTGTGCATTCTGGCCGGCTTGGCTCTGGGAAACCTGATGCCAGAACTGTTCAGTGCATTGGCGGCCATCGAATACGCCTCGGTCAACCTCATCGTCGCCATACTCATTTGGGCCATGGTGTACCCGATGATGATCGCCATCGACCTAGGCTCGCTCAAAGCCGTGGGTCGGCGACCGAAGGGGCTGGTGATCACGCTGGCAATCAACTGGCTGATCAAACCCTTCACCATGGCCGTGTTGGCGGTGCTGTTCTTTGAGTATCTGTTGGCTGACCTGATCAACCCGGACGATGCTCAGCAATACATCGCCGGTCTGATCCTGCTGGGCGCCGCGCCATGCACTGCCATGGTCTTCGTCTGGTCGCAGATGACCAAGGGCGACCCAAACTACACGTTGGTGCAGGTCTCAGTGAACGATCTGGTGATGGTGGTCGCATTCGCCCCGATCGTCGCCTTGCTGCTGGGCGTGACCGAGATCGCCATCCCTTGGGAGACTTTGATGCTGTCGGTGGTGCTCTACATCGTGCTACCGCTGATCGCCGGCTGGTGGACGCGCAAGCGCCTAACTGCCCAGGGTGGTGAGGTGGCAGTCTCGGACTTCACCGCACGCATCAAGCCTATATCCATGCTCGGTCTGCTGCTTACCGTGGTGCTGCTGTTCGGTTTTCAAGGCCCGGTGATCCTGGCCCAGCCCACGCTGATTGCGCTGATGGCCTTGCCCATCCTCATCCAGTCCTACGCCATCTTCGCCCTGGGCTATGCCTGGGCCTGGGCGTGGCGCCTGCCGCACCCGATTGCCGCACCCTGCGCGCTGATCGGAACGTCCAACTTCTTCGAGCTGGCTGTGGCTGTGGCCATTGGCCTGTTTGGCCTGAACTCGGGCGCGGCGCTGGCCACCGTGGTCGGCGTACTGGTCGAGGTGCCGGTGATGCTGTCGCTGGTGGCCTTTGCCAACCGCACGCGCTCACGCTTCCCAGCGTCGTGA
- the arsA gene encoding arsenical pump-driving ATPase, producing the protein MHFLTQPPRFLFFTGKGGVGKTSIACATAVQLAAQGKRVLLVSTDPASNVGQVFGERIGNRITAIAAVANLWALEIDPQAAAQAYRDRIAGPVRGVLPDEVVRGIEESLSGACTTEIAAFDEFTALLTDTALTQDYEHIIFDTAPTGHTIRLLQLPGAWSGFLEEGKGDASCLGPLAGLEKQRAQYKDAVAALADPLLTRLVLVARAQRPTLREAARTHEELAAIGLTRQHLVINGVFPAGEAENDTLAAAIYEREQATLAAIPPALQALPRDQIALKPFNLVGLDALRHLLVDTDAKHDADAIELPDQINAPDLSALVDEIAVDGHGLVMVMGKGGVGKTTLAAAIAVELAGRGLPVHLTTSDPAAHLADTLEGSVPNLALSRIDPQEATARYRQHVMDTKGAQLDAEGRALLEEDLRSPCTEEIAVFQAFSRAIREGSRKFVVMDTAPTGHTLLLLDATGAYHRDIARQMGETGVHFTTPMMQLQDPRQTKVLIVTLAETTPVLEAANLQDDLRRAGIEPWAWVINNSVAAAHPHSPLLRQRARNELREIDAVATQHARRHAVVPLLTEEPVGVEHLRALAKRKAS; encoded by the coding sequence ATGCACTTTCTGACCCAGCCGCCTCGATTCCTTTTCTTCACCGGCAAAGGGGGCGTCGGCAAGACCTCCATCGCCTGCGCAACGGCCGTGCAACTGGCGGCCCAGGGCAAGCGCGTGCTCCTCGTCAGCACCGACCCAGCTTCCAACGTGGGGCAGGTTTTCGGCGAGCGCATCGGCAACCGCATCACGGCGATTGCCGCCGTGGCGAACCTGTGGGCACTGGAAATCGACCCGCAGGCAGCGGCGCAAGCGTACCGTGACCGCATCGCTGGGCCTGTGCGGGGCGTGCTGCCCGACGAGGTGGTGCGCGGCATCGAAGAATCTCTGTCGGGCGCCTGCACCACGGAAATCGCCGCCTTCGACGAGTTCACGGCCTTGCTGACCGATACGGCGCTGACGCAGGATTACGAACACATCATTTTTGACACTGCCCCCACCGGCCACACCATCCGCCTGCTGCAACTGCCGGGCGCATGGAGCGGCTTCCTGGAAGAGGGCAAGGGCGATGCGTCGTGTCTGGGCCCTTTGGCGGGCCTGGAAAAACAACGCGCCCAATACAAGGACGCGGTCGCCGCCCTGGCCGACCCGCTGCTTACCCGCCTGGTGCTGGTGGCCCGCGCGCAGCGCCCCACACTGCGCGAGGCGGCACGCACCCATGAAGAACTGGCCGCCATTGGGCTGACACGCCAGCATCTGGTCATCAACGGCGTCTTCCCTGCTGGCGAGGCCGAAAACGATACGCTTGCCGCTGCCATCTACGAAAGAGAGCAGGCCACGCTGGCCGCCATTCCGCCGGCACTCCAGGCGTTGCCTCGGGATCAGATCGCGCTCAAGCCGTTCAACCTCGTCGGCCTCGATGCCCTGCGCCACCTGCTGGTCGATACCGACGCCAAGCATGACGCCGATGCCATCGAACTGCCCGACCAGATCAATGCGCCAGACTTGTCCGCCCTGGTCGATGAGATCGCCGTCGATGGGCACGGGCTGGTCATGGTGATGGGCAAGGGTGGCGTGGGCAAGACCACGCTGGCCGCCGCCATCGCCGTGGAGCTGGCGGGCCGGGGACTACCCGTGCATCTGACCACCTCCGACCCGGCTGCGCACCTGGCCGATACGCTGGAAGGTTCGGTGCCCAATCTGGCACTCAGCCGCATCGACCCCCAGGAAGCCACGGCGCGCTACCGCCAGCATGTGATGGACACCAAGGGGGCGCAGCTCGATGCCGAAGGCCGCGCTCTGCTGGAAGAAGACCTGCGCTCGCCCTGCACCGAGGAAATCGCGGTGTTCCAGGCGTTCTCCCGCGCCATCCGCGAAGGGAGCAGGAAGTTCGTAGTGATGGACACCGCGCCCACGGGTCACACCTTGCTGCTGCTCGACGCCACTGGCGCATACCATCGCGACATCGCCCGGCAGATGGGCGAGACGGGCGTTCACTTCACGACGCCGATGATGCAGTTGCAAGACCCCAGGCAGACCAAGGTGCTCATCGTCACCCTGGCCGAAACCACGCCCGTGCTGGAAGCGGCCAATCTGCAAGACGACCTGCGCCGCGCGGGCATAGAACCGTGGGCCTGGGTCATCAACAACAGCGTGGCGGCCGCGCACCCACACTCCCCGCTGCTACGCCAGCGTGCACGCAACGAATTGCGGGAAATCGACGCCGTGGCCACACAACACGCCCGGCGCCATGCCGTGGTGCCGCTTCTGACCGAGGAACCGGTGGGGGTGGAGCATCTGCGGGCTTTGGCAAAAAGGAAAGCGTCATGA
- the arsH gene encoding arsenical resistance protein ArsH, with product MSESRIDLPNIDTALFQQPDAQRLMAPERATHAPRFLLLYGSLRVRSFSRLAAEEAARILSALGGETRMFNPSGLPLVDDAPHDHPKVRELHELVQWAESMVWSSPERHGAMTGLMKTQIDWIPLSVGAVRPTQGKTLAVMQVSGGSQSFNAVNQMRVLGRWMRMLTVPNQSSVAKAYQEFDEAGRMKPSAYYDRIVDVMEELMKFTLLTRDVMPYLVDRYSERKESADALSRRVNQTAI from the coding sequence GTGTCTGAATCCAGAATCGACCTACCCAATATCGACACCGCGCTGTTCCAGCAACCCGATGCCCAGCGGCTGATGGCGCCCGAGCGTGCCACCCACGCACCGCGCTTTCTGTTGCTCTACGGCTCGCTACGCGTGCGCTCGTTCAGCCGCCTGGCTGCCGAAGAAGCGGCACGCATTCTGAGCGCGCTCGGCGGTGAGACACGGATGTTCAACCCCTCGGGTCTGCCGTTGGTGGACGATGCGCCTCACGATCACCCGAAGGTCAGGGAACTGCACGAGCTGGTGCAATGGGCCGAAAGCATGGTGTGGAGTTCGCCCGAGCGCCACGGCGCAATGACCGGCCTGATGAAGACCCAGATCGACTGGATTCCGCTATCGGTCGGCGCCGTGCGCCCAACCCAGGGCAAGACGCTGGCGGTTATGCAGGTTTCGGGGGGCTCGCAGTCCTTCAATGCCGTCAACCAGATGCGCGTGTTGGGTCGCTGGATGCGGATGCTGACCGTCCCTAACCAGTCTTCGGTCGCCAAGGCATACCAGGAGTTCGATGAAGCGGGACGCATGAAGCCCTCGGCCTATTACGACCGCATCGTGGATGTGATGGAAGAGCTGATGAAGTTCACGCTGCTCACGCGCGACGTGATGCCATATCTAGTAGATCGCTATAGCGAGCGCAAGGAAAGCGCCGACGCCCTGAGCCGGCGCGTCAATCAAACAGCGATCTGA
- a CDS encoding ArsI/CadI family heavy metal resistance metalloenzyme codes for MKRFHVHLHVNDLPRSIGFYSQLFAAQPTRVESDYAKWMLEDPPVNFAISTRGNRPGIDHLGIQTDDAEELAALKARAQAADMALLDEGTTTCCYARSEKHWITDPQGVAWEHFHTLGSIPVFHEAASVTTPITAPACCTASPRSSCC; via the coding sequence ATGAAGCGCTTCCACGTCCATCTGCATGTCAATGACCTGCCCCGCAGCATCGGCTTTTATTCCCAACTCTTCGCCGCGCAACCCACGCGCGTCGAAAGCGATTACGCGAAGTGGATGCTCGAAGACCCGCCGGTGAACTTCGCCATTTCCACGCGCGGCAACAGGCCAGGCATCGACCACCTGGGTATCCAGACCGACGACGCTGAGGAACTGGCCGCCCTCAAGGCACGCGCGCAGGCCGCCGACATGGCGCTGCTCGACGAAGGCACTACGACCTGCTGTTACGCACGCAGCGAGAAGCACTGGATCACCGACCCGCAAGGTGTGGCATGGGAGCACTTCCACACGCTGGGCAGCATCCCAGTCTTCCATGAGGCAGCCTCAGTCACGACACCGATCACCGCACCGGCTTGCTGTACAGCAAGCCCCCGTTCTTCCTGCTGTTGA
- a CDS encoding YceI family protein, with translation MRIHALALALAATALATAAQAEPASYAIDPTHTFATFEIGHFGASVNRGRFEKKEGFVLYDKVARTGKVDITFHIDSINTGTPPFDEHLRSAEIFDAAQFPTARFVGEQFKFKGDKLVSVSGSMTIKGKTRPATFKAHQFTCYDSPMLKAEVCGGDFETTIDRTAFGVDYGLDFGFPKKVRIVAQIEAVKQ, from the coding sequence ATGCGAATTCATGCCCTGGCTTTGGCGCTTGCTGCCACCGCCCTTGCCACCGCCGCCCAGGCCGAGCCGGCCAGCTATGCCATCGACCCGACACACACCTTCGCCACCTTCGAGATCGGGCACTTCGGCGCCAGCGTGAACCGGGGCCGCTTCGAGAAGAAGGAAGGCTTTGTGCTCTACGACAAGGTGGCCCGGACTGGCAAGGTGGACATCACCTTCCACATCGACTCCATCAACACCGGCACGCCGCCGTTTGATGAGCACCTGCGCAGTGCGGAAATTTTCGACGCCGCGCAGTTTCCGACGGCGCGCTTCGTGGGCGAGCAGTTCAAGTTCAAGGGCGACAAGTTGGTGTCGGTCAGCGGCAGCATGACCATCAAGGGCAAGACCCGGCCAGCCACTTTCAAGGCGCACCAGTTCACCTGCTACGACAGCCCCATGCTCAAGGCCGAGGTCTGCGGCGGCGACTTCGAGACGACCATCGACCGCACGGCCTTTGGCGTCGATTACGGCCTGGACTTTGGTTTTCCAAAGAAGGTGCGCATCGTGGCGCAGATCGAGGCCGTCAAGCAGTGA
- the radC gene encoding RadC family protein, with amino-acid sequence MSQLSFSSFDTSLMVRDAQGRYLLATTDQILEAARQAIEQKMQRGASFSSPAAVKEYLRAKLAGFEHEVFAVLFLDTQHRLIEYSELFRGTIDSASVYPRELVKEALRLNAAAVIVSHNHPSGNPEPSGADKVLTQRLREALALVDVRTLDHVIVAGGSTISFAERGLI; translated from the coding sequence ATGTCGCAACTATCCTTTTCCTCGTTCGATACCTCGCTGATGGTGCGCGATGCACAAGGCCGCTACCTGCTGGCGACGACCGACCAGATTCTGGAGGCCGCGCGCCAGGCCATCGAGCAGAAGATGCAGCGTGGTGCCTCGTTCAGTTCGCCAGCGGCGGTCAAGGAGTACCTGCGCGCCAAGCTGGCCGGCTTCGAGCACGAAGTCTTCGCAGTGCTGTTCCTGGATACGCAGCATCGCCTGATCGAATACAGCGAGCTTTTTCGAGGCACCATCGACAGTGCATCGGTGTATCCGCGCGAGCTGGTCAAGGAGGCGCTGCGGCTCAATGCGGCAGCGGTCATCGTTTCGCACAACCACCCGAGCGGCAATCCCGAGCCGAGCGGTGCCGACAAGGTGCTGACTCAGCGGCTCAGGGAGGCACTGGCGCTGGTGGATGTCCGCACGCTGGATCACGTCATCGTGGCAGGCGGCAGCACCATATCCTTCGCCGAACGCGGTCTGATTTGA